Proteins encoded by one window of Esox lucius isolate fEsoLuc1 chromosome 4, fEsoLuc1.pri, whole genome shotgun sequence:
- the pcdh12 gene encoding protocadherin-12 isoform X2, producing the protein MLDWLVLSRKVMLVASLLVLCLGSVALSSDPDPLTVMYRVWEEQPVGTKVGRLVDDLRQRGETGALEDFQVVEHGKALPFSINARDGTVSTLGQLDREDLCRGSDLCELAFSVLYRKGGSIHFLRVRVEVMDLNDHSPTFSSSSQEVELSETAALRMRIPLDRAVDPDAGPNGLQTYSLSVNQHFALDVRSAADGPKQAELVVIKELDREVQSSFELTLLAWDKGNPPKSGSTLVRVNVLDSNDNSPLFEDSTPTVELAEDTAQGTVVIHLKATDPDQGVNGEVEYSLSRHAPPGVQKLFSVHPQSGAVTLKGPLDYEAKHSYEVDIQARDLGPNAIPTHCKLHIKLRDVNDNAPRIHVTWTPPDSPVATVLEGAPEDTFLALVMVSDADSGDNGNVHAQIQHRSGHFRLKRIHGDNYMIVTNGTLDREKVMEYNLTLLAQDHGNPPLSCVRHLVVHVMDVNDNAPVFSQTHYRASIKENNDVGFQVFKVEASDVDVELSGRVSYSIQESNELGTPTVSFSIHPTSGVVTAQQSLDYEMSPTYSFIVEAVDHGHPPLTSTAMVLIEIQDVNDNYPVIEEPITQNNIAIVSVPVNTEKGEIVTVLGEGAEEGSAYTATDRSAQNALMGFLATTIKAKDPDSGLNGRLSFTITDGNPTGLFRLDDTTGQLFVNATNATELIGKTFTVDIAVSDSGSPRLVTELSLQVTFINLQDHQRNSASGDRVQLSFPMLMAICLGTCCLLLLLTAALVTTFCRPAKRDNHAYNCRTAESSYARHPRRPQKNIGKADIQLVPVLRGRREDPPEDGHEAQPLSPTPLVVEEHIDGQYSQANSISSTICTQAYPEGGATLPVSYTKTLRKPGCIELSGTLPRTPATPYRTLRRARNPSSSSALSQTSTLRRHGNAEHQAAPDVEETEPSSPVSQVATLRRSKHTDTRGGREAEEHRRMLRNLVRLSMAAFGENCIELSAASPEVQQVSQLLSLLREGQLQPRPNFRGNKYPQRPGRSGAQDADWLSTKDSGHGESEAGDMDWDTGRDSPIDPLLEEGYNNLLNNPDIEDTAWMARLSLPLTADYHDNVFVPNGPPSPEAHCPLDTLDSTSFSTFGKTPEKDGPLGGALLSEVNTLFNMLLTQKGDSQPLPSPDVLYRLSAAYRRSLGLDGAAAPVGAPNIPRNPGTPEKRSPQGQSFNQCP; encoded by the exons atgctgGACTGGTTAGTATTATCTCGCAAAGTCATGCTGGTTGCTTCGCTGCTGGTTCTGTGCCTTGGTTCTGTGGCCCTGTCTTCAGACCCAGACCCATTAACGGTCATGTACCGAGTCTGGGAGGAGCAGCCTGTGGGCACAAAGGTCGGGCGTCTGGTTGATGACCTCCGTCAACGAGGGGAGACCGGGGCGCTGGAGGACTTCCAGGTCGTGGAGCATGGTAAAGCACTACCCTTCTCTATCAATGCGAGAGATGGAACTGTCTCCACCCTGGGCCAGCTGGACCGAGAGGACCTGTGTCGGGGCTCAGACCTGTGTGAGCTGGCCTTCAGCGTCCTCTACAGGAAAGGTGGCTCCATCCACTTCCTGAGGGTGCGGGTGGAAGTGATGGACCTCAACGACCACAGCCCCACCTTCTCAAGCAGCAGTCAGGAGGTGGAGCTCTCTGAGACGGCCGCCTTGAGGATGCGGATACCCTTGGACCGAGCGGTGGACCCGGACGCCGGCCCCAACGGCCTTCAGACCTACTCGCTGTCCGTCAACCAGCACTTTGCTCTGGATGTGAGGAGTGCTGCAGACGGGCCGAAGCAGGCGGAACTGGTGGTGATCAAGGAGCTGGACCGGGAGGTGCAGTCATCTTTTGAATTGACTTTGTTGGCCTGGGACAAGGGCAACCCTCCCAAGTCCGGGAGCACTCTGGTGCGAGTCAACGTGTTGGACTCTAACGACAACAGCCCCTTGTTTGAGGACAGCACGCCCACCGTGGAACTAGCCGAGGACACGGCTCAAGGGACTGTTGTCATCCACCTGAAGGCTACGGATCCTGACCAAGGGGTCAATGGGGAGGTTGAGTACTCTCTGAGTAGGCATGCTCCACCTGGGGTACAAAAGCTTTTCAGTGTCCACCCGCAAAGTGGAGCGGTGACCTTAAAGGGCCCACTGGACTATGAGGCCAAACACTCTTATGAGGTGGACATCCAGGCTCGTGATCTCGGCCCCAATGCCATCCCCACTCACTGTAAGCTACACATCAAGCTGAGGGATGTCAACGATAATGCACCAAGGATCCACGTCACTTGGACACCTCCTGATTCCCCAGTGGCAACGGTTTTAGAGGGGGCCCCGGAGGACACGTTCCTTGCGCTGGTCATGGTTTCTGATGCCGATTCGGGGGACAACGGCAACGTGCATGCCCAAATACAGCACAGATCAGGCCACTTCCGCCTCAAGAGAATACACGGCGATAACTACATGATCGTAACCAACGGGACCCTGGATCGGGAAAAGGTCATGGAGTATAACCTCACGCTACTTGCCCAGGATCACGGGAACCCTCCTCTGTCATGTGTCAGGCACCTGGTTGTCCATGTAATGGATGTGAATGACAATGCTCCAGTGTTTTCCCAGACCCACTACAGGGCTTCCATCAAGGAGAACAATGACGTTGGTTTTCAGGTCTTCAAGGTGGAGGCCAGCGATGTGGACGTTGAGCTTAGCGGCAGGGTCTCCTACTCTATCCAAGAGTCAAACGAACTAGGAACTCCCACAGTGtctttctccatccatcccaccAGTGGTGTGGTTACTGCCCAGCAATCATTGGACTATGAGATGTCGCCCACCTACTCTTTCATTGTGGAAGCCGTAGACCATGGGCATCCACCTCTAACTAGTACCGCTATGGTACTCATCGAGATCCAAGACGTCAACGACAACTACCCGGTCATCGAGGAACCAATTACCCAAAACAACATTGCCATTGTGAGTGTACCGGTCAACACAGAGAAGGGGGAGATAGTGACAGTGCTGGGAGAAGGTGCTGAAGAAGGCTCTGCCTACACTGCAACCGATCGTTCTGCCCAAAACGCACTTATGGGGTTTCTGGCCACTACCATAAAGGCCAAAGATCCAGACTCGGGCCTAAATGGAAGACTTAGCTTCACGATCACAGATGGAAACCCCACCGGACTCTTCAGACTTGACGACACCACTGGACAACTCTTCGTTAACGCAACCAATGCTACAGAGCTCATTGGGAAGACTTTCACGGTTGACATTGCAGTGTCGGACAGCGGGTCTCCAAGACTAGTGACAGAGCTCAGCTTGCAGGTGACGTTCATCAACTTGCAGGACCATCAGAGGAACTCGGCCTCCGGTGACCGTGTCCAGCTTAGCTTCCCTATGTTGATGGCCATCTGCCTGGGGACCTGTTGTCTTCTGCTCCTTCTGACCGCGGCCCTAGTGACCACCTTCTGTCGCCCTGCGAAACGAGACAACCACGCCTACAACTGCAGGACGGCTGAATCCAGCTACGCACGCCACCCCCGCCGCCCTCAGAAGAACATCGGGAAGGCCGACATCCAGTTAGTGCCGGTCCtgaggggaaggagggaggatcCTCCAGAAGACGGTCACGAAGCCCAGCCCCTCTCCCCTACGCCGCTGGTGGTTGAGGAGCACATTGACGGGCAATACAGCCAGGCCAACTCCATCAGCTCAACTATCTGCACCCAGGCCTACCCAGAAGGTGGTGCAACGCTGCCAGTCTCCTACACCAAAACACTCAGGAAACCTGGCTGCATCGAGCTGAGCGGCACACTCCCCCGGACGCCAGCCACTCCTTACCGAACTCTGCGCAGGGCAAGAAACCCGTCATCGTCCTCTGCTCTGTCTCAGACCAGTACCCTGAGGCGACATGGGAATGCTGAGCACCAGGCTGCGCCGGACGTTGAGGAGACAGAACCGTCCTCTCCAGTGTCCCAGGTGGCAACACTTAGAAGGTCCAAGCACACAGATACCAGAGGTGGGCGTGAGGCTGAAGAGCACAGACGGATGCTGAGGAACCTGGTACGCCTTTCCATGGCTGCCTTTGGCGAGAACTGCATCGAGCTGTCCGCTGCCTCTCCAGAAGTGCAG CAAGTCTCCCAGCTCCTCTCGCTGCTCCGTGAGGGTCAGCTGCAGCCCAGACCCAACTTCAGAGGAAACAAGTACCCCCAACGCCCTGGCAG ATCCGGGGCTCAGGATGCCGATTGGCTGAGCACCAAAGACAGTGGTCATGGTGAGAGTGAGGCTGGAGACATGGACTGGGACACAGGTCGAGACTCCCCCATCGACCCCCTACTGGAGGAGGGTTACAACAACCTGCTCAACAACCctg ACATCGAAGACACTGCTTGGATGGCccgtctctctcttcccctcactGCCGACTACCATGATAATGTTTTTGTCCCCAACGGGCCACCATCCCCCGAAGCCCATTGTCCTCTGGACACCCTGgactctacctccttctccacctTCGGCAAGACGCCGGAGAAGGACGGCCCACTGGGAGGGGCTTTGCTCTCTGAGGTCAACACCTTGTTTAATATGCTTCTGACCCAGAAGGGCGACTCCCAGCCCCTCCCCTCGCCAGATGTGCTCTACAGGCTGTCCGCAGCCTACCGTCGCTCGCTGGGTCTGGATGGAGCTGCCGCCCCAGTAGGAGCCCCCAACATACCACGGAACCCGGGCACCCCCGAAAAGAGGTCCCCCCAGGGTCAGTCCTTCAACCAATGCCCTTAA
- the pcdh12 gene encoding protocadherin-12 isoform X1: MLDWLVLSRKVMLVASLLVLCLGSVALSSDPDPLTVMYRVWEEQPVGTKVGRLVDDLRQRGETGALEDFQVVEHGKALPFSINARDGTVSTLGQLDREDLCRGSDLCELAFSVLYRKGGSIHFLRVRVEVMDLNDHSPTFSSSSQEVELSETAALRMRIPLDRAVDPDAGPNGLQTYSLSVNQHFALDVRSAADGPKQAELVVIKELDREVQSSFELTLLAWDKGNPPKSGSTLVRVNVLDSNDNSPLFEDSTPTVELAEDTAQGTVVIHLKATDPDQGVNGEVEYSLSRHAPPGVQKLFSVHPQSGAVTLKGPLDYEAKHSYEVDIQARDLGPNAIPTHCKLHIKLRDVNDNAPRIHVTWTPPDSPVATVLEGAPEDTFLALVMVSDADSGDNGNVHAQIQHRSGHFRLKRIHGDNYMIVTNGTLDREKVMEYNLTLLAQDHGNPPLSCVRHLVVHVMDVNDNAPVFSQTHYRASIKENNDVGFQVFKVEASDVDVELSGRVSYSIQESNELGTPTVSFSIHPTSGVVTAQQSLDYEMSPTYSFIVEAVDHGHPPLTSTAMVLIEIQDVNDNYPVIEEPITQNNIAIVSVPVNTEKGEIVTVLGEGAEEGSAYTATDRSAQNALMGFLATTIKAKDPDSGLNGRLSFTITDGNPTGLFRLDDTTGQLFVNATNATELIGKTFTVDIAVSDSGSPRLVTELSLQVTFINLQDHQRNSASGDRVQLSFPMLMAICLGTCCLLLLLTAALVTTFCRPAKRDNHAYNCRTAESSYARHPRRPQKNIGKADIQLVPVLRGRREDPPEDGHEAQPLSPTPLVVEEHIDGQYSQANSISSTICTQAYPEGGATLPVSYTKTLRKPGCIELSGTLPRTPATPYRTLRRARNPSSSSALSQTSTLRRHGNAEHQAAPDVEETEPSSPVSQVATLRRSKHTDTRGGREAEEHRRMLRNLVRLSMAAFGENCIELSAASPEVQQVSQLLSLLREGQLQPRPNFRGNKYPQRPGRSGAQDADWLSTKDSGHGESEAGDMDWDTGRDSPIDPLLEEGYNNLLNNPDDFFADIEDTAWMARLSLPLTADYHDNVFVPNGPPSPEAHCPLDTLDSTSFSTFGKTPEKDGPLGGALLSEVNTLFNMLLTQKGDSQPLPSPDVLYRLSAAYRRSLGLDGAAAPVGAPNIPRNPGTPEKRSPQGQSFNQCP, from the exons atgctgGACTGGTTAGTATTATCTCGCAAAGTCATGCTGGTTGCTTCGCTGCTGGTTCTGTGCCTTGGTTCTGTGGCCCTGTCTTCAGACCCAGACCCATTAACGGTCATGTACCGAGTCTGGGAGGAGCAGCCTGTGGGCACAAAGGTCGGGCGTCTGGTTGATGACCTCCGTCAACGAGGGGAGACCGGGGCGCTGGAGGACTTCCAGGTCGTGGAGCATGGTAAAGCACTACCCTTCTCTATCAATGCGAGAGATGGAACTGTCTCCACCCTGGGCCAGCTGGACCGAGAGGACCTGTGTCGGGGCTCAGACCTGTGTGAGCTGGCCTTCAGCGTCCTCTACAGGAAAGGTGGCTCCATCCACTTCCTGAGGGTGCGGGTGGAAGTGATGGACCTCAACGACCACAGCCCCACCTTCTCAAGCAGCAGTCAGGAGGTGGAGCTCTCTGAGACGGCCGCCTTGAGGATGCGGATACCCTTGGACCGAGCGGTGGACCCGGACGCCGGCCCCAACGGCCTTCAGACCTACTCGCTGTCCGTCAACCAGCACTTTGCTCTGGATGTGAGGAGTGCTGCAGACGGGCCGAAGCAGGCGGAACTGGTGGTGATCAAGGAGCTGGACCGGGAGGTGCAGTCATCTTTTGAATTGACTTTGTTGGCCTGGGACAAGGGCAACCCTCCCAAGTCCGGGAGCACTCTGGTGCGAGTCAACGTGTTGGACTCTAACGACAACAGCCCCTTGTTTGAGGACAGCACGCCCACCGTGGAACTAGCCGAGGACACGGCTCAAGGGACTGTTGTCATCCACCTGAAGGCTACGGATCCTGACCAAGGGGTCAATGGGGAGGTTGAGTACTCTCTGAGTAGGCATGCTCCACCTGGGGTACAAAAGCTTTTCAGTGTCCACCCGCAAAGTGGAGCGGTGACCTTAAAGGGCCCACTGGACTATGAGGCCAAACACTCTTATGAGGTGGACATCCAGGCTCGTGATCTCGGCCCCAATGCCATCCCCACTCACTGTAAGCTACACATCAAGCTGAGGGATGTCAACGATAATGCACCAAGGATCCACGTCACTTGGACACCTCCTGATTCCCCAGTGGCAACGGTTTTAGAGGGGGCCCCGGAGGACACGTTCCTTGCGCTGGTCATGGTTTCTGATGCCGATTCGGGGGACAACGGCAACGTGCATGCCCAAATACAGCACAGATCAGGCCACTTCCGCCTCAAGAGAATACACGGCGATAACTACATGATCGTAACCAACGGGACCCTGGATCGGGAAAAGGTCATGGAGTATAACCTCACGCTACTTGCCCAGGATCACGGGAACCCTCCTCTGTCATGTGTCAGGCACCTGGTTGTCCATGTAATGGATGTGAATGACAATGCTCCAGTGTTTTCCCAGACCCACTACAGGGCTTCCATCAAGGAGAACAATGACGTTGGTTTTCAGGTCTTCAAGGTGGAGGCCAGCGATGTGGACGTTGAGCTTAGCGGCAGGGTCTCCTACTCTATCCAAGAGTCAAACGAACTAGGAACTCCCACAGTGtctttctccatccatcccaccAGTGGTGTGGTTACTGCCCAGCAATCATTGGACTATGAGATGTCGCCCACCTACTCTTTCATTGTGGAAGCCGTAGACCATGGGCATCCACCTCTAACTAGTACCGCTATGGTACTCATCGAGATCCAAGACGTCAACGACAACTACCCGGTCATCGAGGAACCAATTACCCAAAACAACATTGCCATTGTGAGTGTACCGGTCAACACAGAGAAGGGGGAGATAGTGACAGTGCTGGGAGAAGGTGCTGAAGAAGGCTCTGCCTACACTGCAACCGATCGTTCTGCCCAAAACGCACTTATGGGGTTTCTGGCCACTACCATAAAGGCCAAAGATCCAGACTCGGGCCTAAATGGAAGACTTAGCTTCACGATCACAGATGGAAACCCCACCGGACTCTTCAGACTTGACGACACCACTGGACAACTCTTCGTTAACGCAACCAATGCTACAGAGCTCATTGGGAAGACTTTCACGGTTGACATTGCAGTGTCGGACAGCGGGTCTCCAAGACTAGTGACAGAGCTCAGCTTGCAGGTGACGTTCATCAACTTGCAGGACCATCAGAGGAACTCGGCCTCCGGTGACCGTGTCCAGCTTAGCTTCCCTATGTTGATGGCCATCTGCCTGGGGACCTGTTGTCTTCTGCTCCTTCTGACCGCGGCCCTAGTGACCACCTTCTGTCGCCCTGCGAAACGAGACAACCACGCCTACAACTGCAGGACGGCTGAATCCAGCTACGCACGCCACCCCCGCCGCCCTCAGAAGAACATCGGGAAGGCCGACATCCAGTTAGTGCCGGTCCtgaggggaaggagggaggatcCTCCAGAAGACGGTCACGAAGCCCAGCCCCTCTCCCCTACGCCGCTGGTGGTTGAGGAGCACATTGACGGGCAATACAGCCAGGCCAACTCCATCAGCTCAACTATCTGCACCCAGGCCTACCCAGAAGGTGGTGCAACGCTGCCAGTCTCCTACACCAAAACACTCAGGAAACCTGGCTGCATCGAGCTGAGCGGCACACTCCCCCGGACGCCAGCCACTCCTTACCGAACTCTGCGCAGGGCAAGAAACCCGTCATCGTCCTCTGCTCTGTCTCAGACCAGTACCCTGAGGCGACATGGGAATGCTGAGCACCAGGCTGCGCCGGACGTTGAGGAGACAGAACCGTCCTCTCCAGTGTCCCAGGTGGCAACACTTAGAAGGTCCAAGCACACAGATACCAGAGGTGGGCGTGAGGCTGAAGAGCACAGACGGATGCTGAGGAACCTGGTACGCCTTTCCATGGCTGCCTTTGGCGAGAACTGCATCGAGCTGTCCGCTGCCTCTCCAGAAGTGCAG CAAGTCTCCCAGCTCCTCTCGCTGCTCCGTGAGGGTCAGCTGCAGCCCAGACCCAACTTCAGAGGAAACAAGTACCCCCAACGCCCTGGCAG ATCCGGGGCTCAGGATGCCGATTGGCTGAGCACCAAAGACAGTGGTCATGGTGAGAGTGAGGCTGGAGACATGGACTGGGACACAGGTCGAGACTCCCCCATCGACCCCCTACTGGAGGAGGGTTACAACAACCTGCTCAACAACCctg ATGATTTCTTTGCAGACATCGAAGACACTGCTTGGATGGCccgtctctctcttcccctcactGCCGACTACCATGATAATGTTTTTGTCCCCAACGGGCCACCATCCCCCGAAGCCCATTGTCCTCTGGACACCCTGgactctacctccttctccacctTCGGCAAGACGCCGGAGAAGGACGGCCCACTGGGAGGGGCTTTGCTCTCTGAGGTCAACACCTTGTTTAATATGCTTCTGACCCAGAAGGGCGACTCCCAGCCCCTCCCCTCGCCAGATGTGCTCTACAGGCTGTCCGCAGCCTACCGTCGCTCGCTGGGTCTGGATGGAGCTGCCGCCCCAGTAGGAGCCCCCAACATACCACGGAACCCGGGCACCCCCGAAAAGAGGTCCCCCCAGGGTCAGTCCTTCAACCAATGCCCTTAA
- the guf1 gene encoding translation factor Guf1, mitochondrial gives MQLALIKTKVCATLYLRYLLDFRIYQTRRKSHDCNTAWTVIRHRWMKTAPVFCTRNTTKMFSTQTDKESIDMSKFPVERIRNFSIIAHIDHGKSTLADRLLEITGAITKTQKNKQVLDKLQVERERGITVKAQTASLFYEYENQTYLLNLIDTPGHVDFSYEVSRSISACQGVLLIVDANQGIQAQTVANFYLAFEAQLTIIPVINKIDLKNADPERVENQIEKVFDIPKEECIRISAKLGTNVDQVLQEVVKRLPPPTFNREDPFKALVFDSNFDQYRGVIANVALFGGCLSKGDRIVSAHLGKSYEVNELGLLKPEELPMERLYAGQVGYVIAGMKEVKEAQIGDTLYHQKHPVEPLPGFKPAKAMVFAGMYPMDQSDYSTLRSAVEKLTLNDSSVTVQRDSSLALGAGWRLGFLGLLHMEVFNQRLEQEYNASVIVTAPTVPYKAILSSPRLIKEHGREEITIVNPAQFPDRSLVKEYLEPMVMGTIISPDDYIGKIMSVCLNRRGIQKNMVYIDDHRVMMKYLFPLNEIVVDFYDHLKSMSSGYASFDYEDAGYQAADVIRMDILLNGKPVEELTTIVHRDRAYSAGKAMCERLQDAIPRQMFEIAVQAAIGSKVIARETIKAFRKNVLAKCYGGDITRKMKLLKKQAEGKKKMRYIGTVQVPKDAFINVLKRKDK, from the exons ATGCAGCTGGCCTTAATTAAAACTAAAGTGTGTGCAACACTTTATTTAAGGTATCTTTTGGACTTCAGAATTTATCAAACAAGACGAAAGAGCCATGACTGTAACACAGCTTGGACCGTCATTAGACACCGATGGATGAAGACGGCGCCTGTGTTCTGCACTCGTAACACTACCAAGATGTTCAGTACCCAGACTGACAAA GAGAGTATAGATATGTCCAAGTTCCCAGTGGAGAGGATCAGAAACTTCAGTATTATTGCTCACATTGACCATGGGAAAAGCACCTTGGCTGACAGACTTCTGGAAATAACAG GTGCCATAACCAAGACTCAAAAGAATAAACAGGTGTTGGACAAGCTgcaggtggagagagaaaggggcaTTACTGTGAAGGCCCAGACGGCCTCTCTGTTCTATGAGTACGAGAACCAAACCTACCTGCTCAACCTCATTGACACACCA GGTCACGTTGACTTCAGCTATGAGGTGTCTCGATCCATCTCAGCATGTCAAGGTGTACTGTTGATTGTTGATGCCAATCAg GGGATTCAAGCCCAGACTGTGGCAAACTTCTACTTGGCGTTTGAAGCTCAACTGACCATCATTCCTGTCATCAACAAG ATTGACTTGAAAAATGCTGATCCAGAGAGGGTAGAAAATCAGATTGAAAAGGTCTTTGATATTCCAAAGGAGGAGTGCATTCGG ATTTCTGCCAAACTGGGCACTAATGTTGATCAAGTCCTTCAAGAAGTTGTGAAACGATTACCACC ACCCACCTTTAACAGGGAAGACCCGTTCAAAGCCCTGGTGTTTGACTCCAACTTTGACCAGTACAGGGGGGTGATAGCCAACGTGGCTCTGTTCGGGGGCTGTTTGTCTAAAGGGGACAGGATTGTCTCTGCACACTTGGGGAAAAGCTACGAAGTCAATGAACTGGGCCTTCTTAAGCCAGAAGAGCTCCCCATGGAAAGACT CTACGCAGGCCAGGTGGGCTATGTGATAGCCGGTATGAAGGAAGTGAAGGAGGCCCAGATTGGGGACACCCTCTACCACCAGAAACATCCTGTAGAACCTCTGCCTGGGTTCAAGCCAGCCAAAGCCATGGTGTTTGCTG GAATGTATCCAATGGACCAGTCAGACTACAGCACCCTCCGCAGCGCAGTGGAGAAACTGACCCTCAACGACTCCAGTGTGACCGTCCAGAGGGACAGCAGTCTGGCGCTGGGAGCCGGCTGGAG ACTGGGCTTCCTGGGCCTGCTCCACATGGAAGTGTTCAACCAGCGTTTGGAGCAGGAGTACAATGCCTCTGTCATAGTGACAGCCCCAACTGTGCCCTACAAAGCCATCCTGTCCTCCCCCAGGCTCATCAAG GAGCATGGAAGGGAGGAGATCACTATAGTGAACCCGGCCCAGTTCCCAGACCGGTCACTCGTGAAGGAGTACCTGGAGCCCATGGTGATGGGGACCATCATCTCCCCGGATGATTACATCGGGAAAATCATGAGTGTCTGCTTG AACCGCAGGGGGATTCAGAAGAAcatggtttacattgacgaccACCGGGTGATGATGAAATATCTCTTCCCACTGAACGAAATTGTCGTGGACTTCTATGATCACCTCAAATCCATGTCTTCGGGATACGCTAG CTTTGACTACGAGGATGCTGGGTATCAGGCGGCCGACGTGATCCGAATGGACATTCTGCTGAACGGAAAACCCGTGGAGGAACTCACCACTATCGTTCACAG AGACCGGGCGTACAGCGCCGGCAAGGCCATGTGTGAGCGCCTGCAGGACGCCATACCCAGACAGATGTTTGAGATCGCGGTACAAGCAGCCATCGGCAGCAAAGTCATCGCCAGGGAGAC GATAAAGGCTTTCAGGAAGAATGTTCTGGCAAAATGT TACGGCGGTGATATAACTAGAAAGATGAAGCTCCTGAAGAAACAAGCTGAGGGGAAAAAGAAGATGCGCTACATTGGCACCGTGCAAGTCCCCAAAGATGCCTTCATTAACGTCCTGAAGAGAAAAGACAAGTAG